The Candidatus Marinimicrobia bacterium CG08_land_8_20_14_0_20_45_22 genome contains the following window.
CATGTGTTTTACCGATCAACCCGCGATCCTAAGAGATGCGGATGTTAGAGAAGGTATTCGTATTCTTCATGATAATAATCGACTTAATGAGTCCAAAGTAGATGATCAAACAGTCTTTTCATTATCAAAGACCGCTCGAGATGAAGTATCTCATTTGGAAAACGAGTGCCAGCGTCGAAACACTTCCATAATAAAAGATTTATTCGGGAAATTAGAAGGCACTTCATCTTCTTATACACTAGCTTTCTTCGATTTACTCGCCAGTATTTTTTCTAAACTGACTGACATGTACGTACAATCTATAACCATGGGAGGGAAAGCGACTACTTTCGCTGATGATCGAATACTTGATTCAACAATAAGTCAAATTTTTAACAATCACACTGTACAGAATAAGACTGGTTTCACTTATGGCGTCAAACGCTTCTTTCGTGAGTCGAAGCCAGAATTCGATGAACTTAAATGGAATATGGCGCAAAATTATTACGTCGCTAAAGCTCTTGGTAGTGACAAAAGTGCCGATTTACTTTCTATTAATGTTTTAAAAGGAGGCAACCTTTACTGTGATACGAATGTTCTCATTGCAGCCTTGGTGCCTGAGTGTCGTCATCATAGCAGTTTCCAAGTACTTCTAAGGTCATGCGAAGTAATGGGAATGTCTCTCCGGGCTGCATATATAACTATACAAGAGCTAAGGTCGGTTATTTACTCGTATGGTGAACTTCTCATTAAAGTTGCTGACAAAATCCCTCGCGAAACCAGTTTAAAAGTAAGAAATTTTCTATTTGAATCCTACTTGGCCGAAAAAGATCGTGATCCCGAAATTACAGTTGATTCATTTTTGTCACAATTCGAGCACATGGTGGATCGACTTGAGGCCGACTTAAAAATATCCATTGTTGACAACCAAATGTTTGATGCCATAGCTCGAGATGCAGCTACTAAGACTCTTAGTTATGAACTGGTTTCTCAATATGAAATATCACGCGGTCGAAAAAAAGGAGAAAACGCTGCAATTCACGACGCCGAGCTGATAATATTTGTAAGAAAAGAAAATGAAGCAAACAGAAAATCTTGGATTATCACGTTGGATACATCTCTTGCAACATGGCAAGAAAAACGCGAAAATGAAATTTGTAAGTTATTAACACTTGATGCTCTTCTGCAGTGGCTGGCTCCGAGCGCCTCAGGTACTGAAGATGAAGATCACCTTGCAAAGATATTTTCCGAATCATTACGATATAAAATGCTACCTCGGGATGTCTTCTTTGATCTTCGTGACTTTCAAATATTTGCAGAGATGGGAATTGAGACAGGACAACTTCCATCAGACGATGTAGAGGCCTGCATAAGAGAAATTCGTAAGGTTAGCGTGAATCTTGATCCATCAAAACCAGCCGATCGTGAGAAGATGAATCTAATAATCCAGCGCTATTTCGCAGATCCTGGCACAAAGTACCAGCACACGATTCATGAATTACAGGCTAATTCTGATACCTTAAATAAAGAACTGGATCAAGAGAAACGTCTACGGATTGATGCAGAAATAAAATTTAATGACCTTGCAATAAAAAGCGAGGAAATGTCCAAACAGATCGAAACAGAAAAATCTGCTCTTTCTAGTGCAATGTCACGCATCAAAAACCTCGAAGATTCAAAGTTCGAACAAGAAAAAACTGACAAACATAAACAACTAGTCACATCAGTAATTCGGAGGTCGCTTTTTGCTTTGATGTTACTGATAATTCTCGAACTCATAATAGGTTATTTTGCCTGGCGCTATGGTGAGGGTGAAAACTTATTCCTAAAACTTACAAATGCATGGGTGTGGTTGTGTCTTGGATTTGCTTGCATTGCGGTAATTTATAGGTTTATTTTAATGGGTAGAGATCGAATGCGTTTATTAAAATGGTGGAAGGGAGAAACCGACTAGATGAGTAAATTTCATGCCATATATTGTCTTTATAAATGACTTGCAAAATAAATTAGAGCGCAAATGAAAAGGGGCATTAACCTTCGGACTTGCCCTAGGTATAGCCCCATATCGTGATGAGTAATTTTAACACAAGTTTTAACAATTGTCAATAGGAAATATTGATTGAAAATGAGTTCATGAAAAATTTACATTTTACAAGGAAAACTTTTAACATTAAAATCTTGAGATTCGCATGAACAAACGCGTCGTCGTCGCGATGAGTGGCGGAGTGGATTCATCGGTTGCCGCCTGCCTACTGGCTGAAAAAGGATTCGACGTCATCGGTCTGACCATGCGCATCGGGTTGCCCGATCTGGAAAACGGATCTCACGTAGGTATTGGAGAACAGATCATCGCCGACGCCAAACGTGTTGCCGATAAACTCGGAATACCGCATCTCGTACTGGATTTGGGCAAGCAGTTCCATGAGCGCGTGATTGCCAATTTTATCAACGAATATCTCGCCGGAAGAACGCCGAATCCGTGCGTGCGATGCAACGAATTCCTGAAATTCGGCGATCTGCTCCAAAAAGCGCTTGCACTCAACGCCGATTATCTCGCAACCGGTCATTATGCGCGCAATGTTAGACGAAACGGCGTTTACTATCTTAAGAAAGCCATCGACCTAAAAAAAGACCAATCCTATTTCCTCTACCGCCTGTCGCAGGAAAAACTCCAGCGCATTCTATTTCCATTGGGCAATTTTACCAAAGAACAGGTACGTTTTATCGCCCGAAACCGCGAATTGCCTGTCGCTAAAAAACCGGAAAGCCAGGAAATTTGCTTTATATCCGGTTCGTACCGCGACTTTCTGGCGAGTCATTTAGAACATGAACTCGAGCCGGGAAATATCGTCGATGAAAATGGAAAATTCCTCGGCAGACACAAAGGAATCCCGTTTTACACGATCGGCCAGCGCGAAGGCTTGAACATCGCATGCGGTTACCCGGTGTTCGTACAGTCGCTCGATCCGAAGACTAACACGATCGTCGTCAGCCGCCGGGAAGGTTTAATGCGCACGACTTTCTCAGTCGCCGATGCGGTTTATCCTTCGGGCATATTGACCGGGCGAACGCTTTTGGATGTCCGGATTCGCCACCAGTCGCCCGCCTCAAGCGCATGGGTGACGCCGCTTTCAGAAACAACCGCGGAATTCGTGTTTAAAAAACCGCGCTTTGCCATCACGCCCGGACAATCGGCAGTTTTTTACAAGCGAGAAACCGTCGTAGGCGGCGGCGTCATTGATAAAGTTATCGAACAAGAAAAATGATACGAAACCATTTATTTAAAACAAAGATCAGCCCGCTTTTCACCGAAGACGCCGGAAATTGCTCTGAAAATATTTGGGGCGTTGCTAGTTTTGATCTGGGATAAATGAGGAGAAACAAAAAATGGCAAAGGTAAAAACGAGGTGTTTGCAGTGCGGAAGATATCTTACATCCAGAGAAAACTGTGATTTTCACGGCGTCTGCGAACGTTGTTTCGATGCCATGAGCCCGAACGAAAAGGTTGAACTCCAACTTGGCTGGACTCTGCGTCACGACGGGGCGGAAAACCAGACTATTGACGGACATTCGCTCATTTGTCCGCTCTGTGGACACAATCGGTTCTGGAAAAGGAAGACTGTTTTGATCACTCCAGCGGCGGCGGCATGGAATTTTCTATGGGCAAGTAAAAAAGCGGTCAATTACATTTGCGACCAATGTGGTTACATCTTTTCATTTTTACGAGAACCGACAAAACCCTAAACGAAGGGAGAAAAACATGAAAAGCATTTTAATCATTGCTTTCTTTTATTTCATCATTTCTTTGATTTCATCCCCAGGCGTTTCCACCGAAATGAAAGTCGTCAGCAAAGTCAATCTTCAGCGTTATCTTGGGAAGTGGTACGAAATCGCTACGATTCCTCAGCGTTTCCAGAAAGGATGCGTTTGCGTCGTTGCGGAATACACGCCTAAAGCAGATGGCACTATCATGGTTGACAACTCCTGTCACAAGAAGACGCCGGATGGTAAGTTCTCACGCGTCGTTGGCAAAGCCAAAGTCGTTCCGGGCGCCAACAATGCCAAACTGCGCGTCAGTTTTTTCCGTCCGTTTTGGGGCGATTACTGGATCGTCGAACTCGATCCGGATTATCAGTGGGCGGTTGTTAGCAATTCAAAAGGCTCGACCTGTTGGATTCTCTCACGAACACGCCAGATGGATGATGCGCTTTATGCTGATCTGGTGGAACGTTGCCGGACAAAAGGGATTGACGTCAGCCGATTATTGAAAACGTTGCAGGAATGCGGGCGCTGAAAAAGTATTCCCACTGCGTTAAATTATTTAACAAAGCTGAAATAGCACCTTGAGAATGTGGAAAATTGTATTTAAATGAAGGACTATTTTTCTACTGATAAAAGCTTTTTTATCAAGTACCCTGCTAGATAAACGGGAATGTAAATTCTCGTTCCGGATCGTTCTGTATTTCGGGCGCTGAAAATGAACGACCGTTCAGGATGATATCGTTCCTCAAAGACATTAAGGCTTTTTGATTGCGTCACATTTCCTGATTTTACTTCAACAGGAAACACTTTCTCATTCGCCTCCACGACGAATTCAATTTCTGCCGTGCGACCTTCCCAGCAAAACAAATCTTTCAAACCGGCGGATTTCAGTTCCTCTGCGACAAAATTCTCGACAATATACCCTTTATAATTTCCAAAGTCGTAGTTCAAAATCGTATTAGGTGAAATATTCGTCATCGCGTTCAGCAAACCCACATCAAAAAAATAGAGTTTAAACCGGTTTTGTTGCGCATAACCCATCAACGGTTTTTCAGCGCGTTCAATGATAGAGTTGCGAATGATGAGATTTGCTTTTTCGAGCCACGCGATCGGTGAAGATAACCGTTCATATCCGCGATGACCCGGCACGGCATCTTTAAACTGGAATTTATTAGCCGATCCATCCAGCGTCTGAGACAGTTGAAGCGGCACATTCCGCCACAGACGTTCGATTTGGAGCGCATTCATCTTTCCACTGTGTTTAGCAATATCGGATAGATAGGAATCAAGCAGGTTTTTCTGAATTTGTCTGACTTT
Protein-coding sequences here:
- a CDS encoding tRNA 2-thiouridine(34) synthase MnmA, coding for MNKRVVVAMSGGVDSSVAACLLAEKGFDVIGLTMRIGLPDLENGSHVGIGEQIIADAKRVADKLGIPHLVLDLGKQFHERVIANFINEYLAGRTPNPCVRCNEFLKFGDLLQKALALNADYLATGHYARNVRRNGVYYLKKAIDLKKDQSYFLYRLSQEKLQRILFPLGNFTKEQVRFIARNRELPVAKKPESQEICFISGSYRDFLASHLEHELEPGNIVDENGKFLGRHKGIPFYTIGQREGLNIACGYPVFVQSLDPKTNTIVVSRREGLMRTTFSVADAVYPSGILTGRTLLDVRIRHQSPASSAWVTPLSETTAEFVFKKPRFAITPGQSAVFYKRETVVGGGVIDKVIEQEK
- a CDS encoding ATPase, giving the protein MKRSISRSLKAWKTDPERKPLLLRGARQVGKTYVLKEFGAAEFAHCHYVNFEEDSRLERLFEVDLNPQRILNELQLYIESKIDFEKDVLVFDEIQRCPKALTSLKYFCEKIPHLAICSAGSLLGVSLNRDSFPVGKVTFLDLHPMSFEEFLIGLEKDQLVNLLREYSFSTPLLEIAHEKLWELWKQYLIVGGMPAAVETFRTNMTNLYEAYSKVRQIQKNLLDSYLSDIAKHSGKMNALQIERLWRNVPLQLSQTLDGSANKFQFKDAVPGHRGYERLSSPIAWLEKANLIIRNSIIERAEKPLMGYAQQNRFKLYFFDVGLLNAMTNISPNTILNYDFGNYKGYIVENFVAEELKSAGLKDLFCWEGRTAEIEFVVEANEKVFPVEVKSGNVTQSKSLNVFEERYHPERSFIFSARNTERSGTRIYIPVYLAGYLIKKLLSVEK